ATTGctataatttaattaataccTCCATTCCAATACTATATATACCTAATGCACATATGAAAGGTGTAACAAGTATAGATATATCCATTAACGATAATGATACTACAAGTCTAGCCACCGTTtcaaaagatttatttcttaaaaCATGGGAatttactactactactaatgATACACAAAATATGCCCACTTTAAAACCTATTTGGCAATTAAGTGGCCATGAAAACATAATATCTTGTGTCAAGTTCCATAACATTGGTGCTAGCAATAATGCCTCCATTGTATCCACATGTTCCAGAGATTCTACCATAAGATCTTATGATCTAGATAATGGCTGGTTAATTAACCAAAACACTAAAGCCCATTTAACATGGTGTAGATGTATTGACGTATACCTTCATTTTATAGTCTCTGGCTCCAACGATTGTACCATTAGCCTATCTCACTGCTTAATTAATAGCGCGTTGCACTTTAATAATCTCAAGTTTCATGATTTACCTATCACAGACATTAAACTATTCAAGCATAATTCAGTCTTTTATATTCTTTCATGCTCAAGGGATTGTACTATTAAATTATGGGAATTGCCtataaatttagaaaattattCTAACACTACCACAGATATTATTACcgatttgtttaataaaaatatggaaTTAAAGTTAATTAATACCTATAAAGGCCATTCCTCATGGGTAAAACAATTGGCATATCACATTACTGTGTCTAATACCAACCCCCCACAAGGATTAATTTATAGTTGTAGCGATGATTCTACAATTAAAGTCTGGGATATGCTTACGGGTGATATACTTTACAATAATACCTCCAATTTCcataacaaaaattttataaattgtTTGCAAGTCGATTACCatagaaaaattatatgtAGTGGAGGAATAGATGGCAAAGTTaacatatttatataacaatGGCCTtacatatatgtatatatatatatgtatatatatcgGTACgtattgaaaaagattttaatagaaggaaaaaaaaaaaaaaaaaaaaaaaaaaaaaaaaaaattcataaCTCAAAACTCAAAGTAATTCTTGaaattcaaatttaaatggTTCATATAGAATACCCTCACCAACAAAAAACTTAGACATAGATTCAACCCAATGTAAACGTAAAGAATGTAACATTGCTGATGTACCTTCCATAACAACCAAAACAGCACAGGTCAAAACAAACCATAATgcaaataaacaaactgTCATAATAACACCAATAACGCCTGACATGTTAAAGGCTATTTGGATTGTCATAGTCCATAAAACTTCACTTAATTGGGCATGTGCTAAGGATAAAGCCCACAATCTCAAGTATGATGCAGTATGAGAAACACAATTCAAACAGAATTCAATGGTATGAATAACTTGATGAATCATTAAATCGCCAAAGTTTTCTTCATGAGGAGTTTCATCGTCATCGTCGTCGTCAATTTCTTCGTTGTCATCATTACTATCTTCCCCATGAACTACGGCAACGTGTTGATTCTCAACATCTGCAGTCTCAGATTGTGGTAACAATTCATGCTTCTTGTTCCCGTGCGTAAACTTGAAATGTAATGGTTTGactaataataaccatGGAATACAAATTAACgccaacaacaacaaaacaaCTTGTACTTTAGCTTGATGTGGATATAACTCATCATCAATAACCCCAGGACTTAAAAACATGTTAATTaac
This Saccharomycodes ludwigii strain NBRC 1722 chromosome II, whole genome shotgun sequence DNA region includes the following protein-coding sequences:
- the PAC1 gene encoding Pac1p (similar to Saccharomyces cerevisiae YOR269W | PAC1 | Perish in the Absence of Cin8p), whose protein sequence is MDDSTSTSISTSISKLSSLLLSKEQKNLLNLSIIQYLINVEENKKNKNNDNNTQIIQDVCKLLDIETNKIDTLITNNTALGDDYLIRKWCSIVRLQKKIINLEKQLYNNGTNNTPNINNNNNKIWLPSSQFPTHQIVLGNNNTSISSLKLHPKAPLIFIGCEDGSLHCYNLINTSIPILYIPNAHMKGVTSIDISINDNDTTSLATVSKDLFLKTWEFTTTTNDTQNMPTLKPIWQLSGHENIISCVKFHNIGASNNASIVSTCSRDSTIRSYDLDNGWLINQNTKAHLTWCRCIDVYLHFIVSGSNDCTISLSHCLINSALHFNNLKFHDLPITDIKLFKHNSVFYILSCSRDCTIKLWELPINLENYSNTTTDIITDLFNKNMELKLINTYKGHSSWVKQLAYHITVSNTNPPQGLIYSCSDDSTIKVWDMLTGDILYNNTSNFHNKNFINCLQVDYHRKIICSGGIDGKVNIFI